The following proteins are encoded in a genomic region of Ctenopharyngodon idella isolate HZGC_01 chromosome 12, HZGC01, whole genome shotgun sequence:
- the znf438 gene encoding zinc finger protein 438: MKTQEHRSSPLKSHTQSDARPHSQIKGLQFRSIAPKAPAVVPSSAVLSCQPPSALPEASTAVSPKSILVPAQNYALMQVAGQEGTFSLVALPQTQQQQPIQKNLKLPIPRYQPVRSKSTPEKGSSKMPSPAKVSATAQAQSSAVKSDQSSDPVSEQLMIDTPTSSEINIAPLFPGSQTDRKMEQKSDVRPLKNQHYPSGTSLVAPVKKISPVKTQIEGPSSAGSAITVLSPTIFSKAVQIIPSPPKGKLPILPYAKVKNSLLVPTSLASTPFSDKQTVSGAKSSLKSPPDNNIKSTDSKVKSESLSQDHNNTQFKKPPGKKRGRKRKTMEDILAFEARKKRSLSFFRRRVPEKPPLGVPNSASQEKLLDISKKYRSIRPKPVLVMETTIPQLVPLPSLSTPESPDQELLLGQQISGKPLSVPQSTDQQPVADCKGGGGVIYTSRPLHRCPTCSRCFQFKHHLQSHMNSHSNLRPYVCPVCRKAYAHSGSLSTHMKLHHAESRPRKSLCCEFCDKSFGYVGVYFSHLREVHRVILTVEPSISQHEENMSVEESSEADEQASEQRVDPVELQIKCGRCQAITPTFADMKLHLLYVHGEEVQVRPRDGATCGGREAEDELVKHAAHYWRQLNEKRNLVHCGTCNEEFFSFSKFKCHLHSHHQGARESQKEEEVEEEVVGKEGYVLRGLNKGISLRVGSHFNCILCSKVFNKRQEVFEHWRAQHNCENPTLLWDVLDFRGENKPIDGPN, encoded by the exons ATGAAAACCCAAGAGCACCGTTCCAGCCCtctgaaatcacacacacaga GTGATGCACGGCCCCACTCCCAAATTAAAGGTCTCCAGTTTCGCAGCATTGCCCCCAAAGCCCCAGCAGTGGTTCCATCATCTGCGGTTCTATCCTGCCAACCTCCCTCAGCCCTTCCAGAAGCATCCACAGCTGTCAGCCCCAAATCCATCCTGGTCCCTGCCCAGAACTATGCACTCATGCAGGTGGCTGGACAAGAGGGAACCTTCTCATTGGTGGCCTTACCTCAGACACAACAGCAACAGCCAATCCAGAAGAACCTTAAGCTGCCTATTCCTAGATACCAACCGGTGAGAAGCAAGAGCACTCCAGAAAAAGGCAGTAGCAAGATGCCGAGTCCAGCCAAGGTTTCTGCAACCGCACAAGCTCAATCATCTGCCGTAAAATCAGACCAGAGTTCAGACCCAGTATCTGAGCAGCTTATGATCGACACTCCTACTTCATCAGAAATCAACATTGCACCCTTATTCCCAGGTTCACAGACAGATCGAAAAATGGAACAAAAAAGCGATGTCCGTCCACTCAAAAACCAGCACTACCCTTCTGGAACCTCCCTTGTTGCCCCTGTCAAGAAAATCTCACCAGTTAAAACTCAAATAGAGGGTCCATCCTCGGCTGGCAGTGCCATCACAGTTCTCTCTCCCACTATCTTTAGCAAAGCTGTTCAGATCATTCCATCTCCACCCAAGGGCAAGCTGCCCATCCTGCCCTATGCCAAGGTGAAAAACTCCCTCCTGGTACCAACCAGCCTTGCCAGCACCCCTTTCTCAGACAAGCAGACTGTGAGTGGAGCCAAAAGCAGCCTGAAAAGCCCTCCAGACAACAACATCAAGTCCACAGACAGCAAAGTTAAAAGTGAAAGCCTGAGCCAAGACCACAACAACACCCAATTCAAGAAACCTCCAGGCAAGAAACGGGGGAGGAAGAGGAAAACCATGGAGGATATTCTGGCCTTTGAAGCCCGAAAGAAGAGATCCTTGTCATTTTTCAGAAGGAGGGTACCTGAGAAACCTCCACTTGGTGTTCCAAATTCTGCCTCTCAAGAGAAGTTGCTGGATATATCCAAAAAGTATCGTAGTATTCGTCCCAAGCCGGTACTGGTAATGGAAACCACTATTCCACAACTTGTACCGCTTCCTTCTTTGTCAACACCAGAGAGCCCTGATCAGGAACTACTATTAGGACAACAAATATCAGGAAAACCACTGAGTGTTCCACAGTCTACTGATCAGCAGCCTGTGGCAGATTGTAAAGGTGGTGGAGGTGTGATTTACACAAGTCGTCCGTTGCACCGATGTCCTACCTGCAGCAGGTGTTTCCAGTTCAAGCATCACTTGCAGAGCCACATGAACAGCCACAGTAACCTGCGGCCCTATGTCTGTCCGGTATGCAGGAAGGCCTATGCTCACTCGGGCAGTCTTAGCACTCATATGAAACTGCACCATGCGGAAAGCAGGCCCCGGAAGAGCCTTTGCTGTGAATTCTGCGATAAGTCATTTGGCTATGTGGGTGTCTACTTCAGCCATTTGAGAGAGGTACACCGGGTAATACTCACCGTTGAGCCATCCATCAGTCAACATGAAGAAAACATGTCTGTAGAAGA GTCTTCAGAAGCTGATGAACAGGCCTCAGAACAGCGAGTTGACCCAGTCGAGCTACAAATTAAGTGTGGGCGCTGCCAGGCCATCACACCTACTTTTGCTGACATGAAGCTGCATTTGTTGTACGTGCATGGAGAGGAAGTCCAGGTCCGACCGAGAGATGGGGCCACGTGCGGGGGCCGTGAAGCAGAGGATGAGCTGGTCAAACATGCAGCGCATTACTGGAGGCAGCTCAATGAGAAACGCAACCTAGTGCACTGCGGCACCTGCAATGAGGAGTTCTTCTCCTTTTCCAAGTTCAAATGCCACCTCCATTCTCACCATCAAGGAGCTAGAGAGAGTCAGAAAGAGGAAGAGGTGGAAGAGGAAGTGGTAGGTAAGGAGGGCTATGTATTGAGGGGCCTCAATAAAGGTATATCCCTGAGGGTGGGATCTCACTTTAACTGCATCCTTTGCAGTAAGGTCTTTAATAAAAGACAAGAAGTTTTTGAGCATTGGAGGGCACAGCACAACTGTGAAAATCCCACCCTTCTTTGGGATGTCCTGGACTTTAGAGGGGAGAACAAGCCTATTGATGGGCCAAACTAA